A region of Oncorhynchus masou masou isolate Uvic2021 chromosome 29, UVic_Omas_1.1, whole genome shotgun sequence DNA encodes the following proteins:
- the LOC135520312 gene encoding transmembrane protein 79-like, with product MSEILPLNLELLEDSPSKTSGVTAEPQPPTWGEEEKVIKEVGEDLEKRREDEMVSSAKLEPTTLQWPGDRDVERTTKNRSALTVKEDKGRGKGDDPEGERKSVYSMCTSLQEGERQMESERGLGLGAERMRTEEDWMEREVQDPGLCERGLGLGAERMRTEEEWMGREVQDPGLCKIGKKVQVEMEVEDDMNYLPEKAAQVFNPSVTILHSSSAPTSPSGREVFWDVDAEKSCLLIPQGTPPDGYYHDWPVERGSSKCGCDCANRDALKVGVSVFTAALIFPLLVWGGYVFLPFDAPLLDSAPLRLVYTLRCSVFAVVPIILGWLVLGVSRMRLGDVKLLRELEARDVGVHRRYVDDSVTLFLLYFLQLAVMAPYLSQDLLKLVPLLTIIFAFGRLMYWVAAALGSSVRGFGFGLSFLPTVAMLGANLYFIFTMDAGGTIFAQDVMHQQDQPSASRQRFWG from the exons ATGTCTGAGATCCTGCCGTTAAACCTGGAGCTGCTAGAAGACAGCCCCTCCAAAACCAGCGGGGTGACTGCTGAACCTCAACCCCCAACatggggggaagaggagaaggtgaTTAAAGAAGTGGGGGAAGATTTGGAAAAGAGGAGGGAAGATGAAATGGTTAGTTCGGCTAAATTGGAGCCTACCACTCTGCAATGGCCAGGTGACAGGGATGTAGAGAGAACTACAAAGAACAGAAGTGCATTGACTGTGAAAGAAGATaagggaaggggaaagggggatgaccctgagggagaaaggaagagtgTGTACTCCATGTGCACCTCTCTTCAAGAAGGAGAAAGgcagatggagagtgagagagggctgGGTTTGGGAGCAGAGAGAATGAGAACAGAGGAagactggatggagagagaggtgcaggACCCAGGGCTGTGTGAGAGAGGGCTGGGTTTGGGAGCAGAGAGAATGAGAACAGAGGAAgaatggatggggagagaggtgcAGGACCCAGGGCTGTGTAAGATAGGGAAGAAGGTGCAGGTAGAGATGGAGGTGGAAGATGATATGAACTATTTGCCTGAGAAGGCAGCGCAGGTCTTCAACCCATCCGTCACCATCCTACACTCCTCTAGTGCTCCGACGTCTCCCAGCGGAAGGGAGGTATTCTGGGATGTGGATGCAGAGAAGAGCTGCCTCCTCATCCCCCAGGGAACCCCACCTGATGGCTACTACCACGACTGGCCAGTGGAGCGGGGGTCCTCAAAAT GTGGTTGTGACTGTGCCAACAGGGATGCTCTCAAAGTGGGGGTGTCTGTGTTCACCGCAGCTCTGATTTTCCCCCTCCTAGTGTGGGGGGGCTATGTCTTCCTGCCTTTTGATGCCCCACTGCTGGACAGTGCCCCCCTCAGGCTGGTCTACACACTGCGCTGCTCTGTCTTCGCTGTGGTGCCCATCATACTGG GCTGGTTGGTGCTGGGTGTCTCCAGGATGCGGTTGGGGGATGTGAAGCTGCTGCGTGAATTGGAGGCCAGGGATGTGGGTGTGCACCGGCGCTATGTGGATGACTCTGTCACCCTCTTTCTGCTCTACTTCTTGCAGCTGGCCGTAATGGCGCCCTACCTGAGCCAGGACCTGCTCAAACTAGTGCCCCTGCTCACCATCATCTTCGCCTTCGGCAG ACTGATGTACTGGGTGGCAGCTGCACTGGGCAGCAGTGTTCGGGGCTTTGGCTTCGGCCTGTCCTTCCTGCCCACTGTGGCCATGCTGGGTGCCAATCTCTACTTCATCTTCACCATGGACGCTGGGGGCACCATTTTTGCCCAGGATGTGATGCACCAACAAGACCAACCCTCAGCCTCCCGCCAGAGGTTCTGGGGATAG
- the LOC135520311 gene encoding death-associated protein kinase 2-like — translation MAQIKLQNVEDYYEIGEVLGSGHFGQVRAVLERASGVRWAGKFLKLRRSASSRLGLERKSVEREVEILQSLQHANVMALRDVFESRAEVVLIVELISGGELFDFIAEKESLSEEEAIEFLKQILKGVGFMHTKNIAHFDLKPENIMLADKMMPHPHIKIIDFGLAHRLKQGEEYRSLSGTPQYIAPEVINYEPLSEAADMWSIGVITYILLSGLSPFQGDNDEETLKNIVGMIYEFEEIYFNQTSAMAKDFIEKLLVKDPIERMTANECLVHPWIKPLTRKQAANRSRSSINMKSFKKFNAKRKWKMSFNMVWACNRLFRLQLQCKSRSQEDPELRQCESDQEDTETKPASLIRRRLSSNS, via the exons ATGGCTCAGATTAAGCTGCAGAATGTGGAGGACTACTATGAGATTGGAGAGGTTCTTGGCAG tGGTCACTTTGGGCAAGTGCGTGCGGTGCTGGAGCGTGCATCCGGGGTCCGCTGGGCGGGGAAGTTCCTGAAGCTGCGTCGGAGCGCCAGTAGTCGCCTGGGCCTGGAGAGGAAGagtgtggagagggaggtggagatacTGCAGAGCCTGCAGCACGCCAACGTCATGGCCCTCAGGGACGTGTTTGAGAGTCGCGCTGAGGTGGTGCTCATCGTGGAGCT TATCAGTGGTGGGGAGCTGTTTGATTTCATAGCAGAGAAGGAGAGCTTGTCTGAGGAGGAGGCCATAGAGTTCCTGAAGCAGATCCTCAAGGGCGTTGGCTTTATGCACACTAAGAACATTGCCCACTTTGACCTCAAG CCAGAGAACATCATGCTGGCAGACAAGATGATGCCACACCCCCACATCAAGATCATTGACTTTGGACTGGCCCATCGCCTCAAACAGGGGGAGGAGTACAGGAGCCTCTCTGGGACCCCACAGTACATCG CCCCTGAGGTGATTAACTACGAACCCCTGAGCGAGGCAGCCGACATGTG GAGTATTGGTGTGATAACCTACATATT GTTGAGTGGTTTGTCCCCCTTTCAAGGAGATAATGATGAAGAGACACTAAAGAACATCGTGGGGATGATCTATGAGTTTGAAGAGATCTATTTCAACCAGACCAGCGCCATGGCCAAAGACTTTATTGAGAAACTGCTGGTCAAAGACCCAAT agagagaatgacagcgAATGAATGTCTAGTACACCCTTGGATCAAG CCCCTCACGCGCAAACAGGCAGCTAACAGAAGTCGATCATCCATCAACATGAAAAGCTTCAAGAAGTTCAACGCCAAGAGGAAATGGAAG aTGTCGTTTAACATGGTGTGGGCGTGTAACAGATTATTTCGCCTGCAGTTGCAGTGTAAAAGCAGGTCGCAGGAGGACCCGGAACTG AGACAGTGTGAGAGCGACCAGGAGGACACGGAGACCAAGCCTGCTTCTCTCATTCGCCGTAGACTCAGCAGCAATTCCTAA